One genomic window of Mauremys mutica isolate MM-2020 ecotype Southern chromosome 5, ASM2049712v1, whole genome shotgun sequence includes the following:
- the LOC123371297 gene encoding toll-like receptor 2 type-2 isoform X2: protein MRPIQNTGTEAVSLSKKDKKPNTKQIWQVWIFYMVISANHSEEKATTQVCPSCDATHFCDCSSMNLSTIPSGLTTDVMGLNLSYSSIEHVRETDLKLGVNLRVLLLQFNQVRTIDKDSFIFLGKLEHLDLSNNKLTHLSLIWFRHLFSLQQLNIQGNLYTTLGENPLFSNLKNLRYLHLGNNNFFSAIQKHDFDGITVLEKLEIDGQKLRQYESGSLATVNSINHIIININDVQVLSVMLEDLTNSAICIELRNIAFNTANESSLLEPLSRSVMEKLVLKNVLFTDESIIRVLNILVHAKQFLELEVDDSVLRGTGKWHGKIELNRESTIEVITVKKLAIEQFYLFSDLHGVENLLGNIIKTTVINTNVFLVPCSISRHFSSLLYLDLSENLLADPNLEHSSCKGAWPLLQTFNLSQNTLGDIQMTGRSLSHLKHLTHLDISRNNFGEIPESCQWPENLKYLNISGTRITKLTTCIPQTLEVLDVSSNILNDFRLKLPRLKELYIAKNKLKTLPDVPFIPNLVALRISRNKLTSFSKEEFGSFRKMETLDAGDNNFICSCEFLSFIQYQEGIANVLVNWPENYICDSPSSVRGQQVNAARLSLFECHRTLAVSLICILVVLVILSIVILGYKLHVIWYMKMTWAWLQAKRKPRKSHNHDFCYDAFVSYSERDSEWVENLMVQELENAIPPFKLCLHKRDFVPGKWIVDNIIDSIEKSHKTLFVLSEHFVQSEWCKYELEFSHFRLFDEHNDAAILILLEPIQEQTIPKRFCKLRKIMNTKTYLEWPLDENQQQIFWNNLKTALKSYDVILG from the exons ATGAGACCAATACAAAACACTGGCACCGAAGCTGTAAGCCTCAGTAAGAAAGATAA AAAACCAAATACTAAGCAGATTTGGCAAGTATGGATCTTCTACATGGTCATAAGTGCAAATCACTCTGAAGAAAAAGCCACGACACAGGTGTGTCCTTCATGTGATGCCACTCATTTCTGTGACTGTTCTTCAATGAATTTGAGCACCATTCCTTCAGGTTTAACAACTGATGTCATGGGGCTAAATCTGTCCTACAGCAGCATAGAACATGTCAGAGAAACTGATCTGAAGCTGGGTGTGAATCTGAGAGTGCTGCTGCTGCAATTCAATCAAGTTAGGACAATAGATAAGGATTCATTTATTTTCCTTGGAAAATTGGAACATTTGGATTTATCAAATAATAAGTTGACTCACTTGTCACTCATTTGGTTTAGACATCTTTTTTCCTTACAGCAACTAAACATACAGGGTAATTTATATACAACACTGGGGGAGAATCCCTTGTTTTCTAATCTCAAAAATTTGAGATATCTGCACCTGGGGAATAACAATTTCTTCTCTGCTATACAGAAGCACGACTTTGATGGCATTACTGTTCTTGAGAAACTTGAGATTGACGGTCAAAAGCTCAGGCAATACGAGTCAGGGAGTTTGGCAACAGTTAACAGCATAAATCATATCATCATAAACATAAATGATGTTCAGGTGTTATCAGTGATGTTGGAGGATCTTACAAATTCTGCAATATGTATAGAACTGAGAAATATAGCCTTCAATACAGCTAATGAATCTTCATTACTGGAGCCACTGAGTCGTTCTGTCATGGAGAAACTTgtgttaaaaaatgttttgtttacagATGAAAGTATTATCAGAGTGTTAAACATCTTGGTGCATGCTAAACAATTTTTGGAGCTGGAAGTGGACGATTCTGTACTACGGGGAACTGGAAAATGGCATGGGAAAATTGAATTAAACAGAGAAAGCACCATTGAAGTAATCACAGTAAAGAAATTAGCTATAGAacaattttatttgttttcagaTCTTCATGGTGTGGAAAATCTTCTAGGTAACATTATCAAAACAACAGTTATAAATACCAATGTGTTCTTGGTGCCTTGCAGCATTTCAAGACATTTTTCCTCACTCCTTTATCTTGATCTCAGTGAAAATTTGCTTGCAGATCCAAATTTGGAACATTCATCCTGTAAGGGTGCATGGCCCTTGCTGCAAACTTTCAATTTAAGTCAAAATACATTGGGTGATATACAAATGACGGGGCGAAGTCTATCTCATCTAAAACACCTTACTCACCTAGATATTAGCCGAAACAATTTTGGTGAGATTCCAGAATCATGTCAATGGCCAGAAAACctgaaatatttaaatatctCAGGCACTCGAATAACCAAATTAACAACGTGCATTCCTCAAACTCTTGAAGTTTTGGATGTTAGTAGTAATATCCTCAATGATTTTAGATTAAAGCTACCACGTCTCAAAGAGCTCTACATTGCAAAAAACAAATTAAAGACCTTGCCAGATGTTCCATTTATTCCTAACTTAGTAGCCCTGAGAATCAGCAGAAACAAGTTAACCAGTTTCTCTAAGGAAGAATTTGGATCATTTAGGAAAATGGAGACACTGGATGCAGGTGACAATAATTTCATCTGCTCTTGTGAATTTCTCTCTTTCATTCAATATCAGGAGGGAATAGCTAACGTCTTGGTTAACTGGCCAGAGAACTACATCTGTGACTCTCCGTCTTCTGTGAGAGGGCAGCAGGTAAATGCTGCTCGGCTTTCGCTGTTTGAATGTCACAGAACTTTGGCTGTGTCCTTAATTTGCATTCTGGTGGTCTTGGTAATCTTGTCTATTGTGATCCTGGGCTACAAACTTCATGTGATCTGGTACATGAAAATGACCTGGGCTTGGCTTCAAGCTAAAAGGAAACCCAGGAAATCACACAATCATGACTTCTGCTATGATGCTTTTGTTTCCTACAGTGAAAGAGACTCAGAATGGGTTGAAAACTTAATGGTACAGGAACTTGAGAATGCTATCCCCCCATTTAAACTGTGCCTTCATAAACGGGACTTTGTGCCTGGGAAGTGGATCGTTGACAACATCATTGACTCCATTGAAAAAAGTCATAAAACTCTGTTTGTGCTGTCAGAGCACTTTGTGCAGAGCGAGTGGTGCAAGTATGAGCTGGAGTTCTCACACTTCCGTCTCTTTGATGAGCATAATGATGCAGCAATTTTGATCCTTTTGGAGCCCATTCAGGAGCAAACAATTCCCAAAAGATTCTGTAAACTGAGGAAAATAATGAACACAAAGACCTACCTTGAATGGCCTCTTGATGAAAATCAGCAGCAAATATTTTGGAATAACTTGAAAACAGCATTAAAATCCTATGATGTCATTTTAGGCTGA
- the LOC123371297 gene encoding toll-like receptor 2 type-2 isoform X1, giving the protein MLNQRKPNTKQIWQVWIFYMVISANHSEEKATTQVCPSCDATHFCDCSSMNLSTIPSGLTTDVMGLNLSYSSIEHVRETDLKLGVNLRVLLLQFNQVRTIDKDSFIFLGKLEHLDLSNNKLTHLSLIWFRHLFSLQQLNIQGNLYTTLGENPLFSNLKNLRYLHLGNNNFFSAIQKHDFDGITVLEKLEIDGQKLRQYESGSLATVNSINHIIININDVQVLSVMLEDLTNSAICIELRNIAFNTANESSLLEPLSRSVMEKLVLKNVLFTDESIIRVLNILVHAKQFLELEVDDSVLRGTGKWHGKIELNRESTIEVITVKKLAIEQFYLFSDLHGVENLLGNIIKTTVINTNVFLVPCSISRHFSSLLYLDLSENLLADPNLEHSSCKGAWPLLQTFNLSQNTLGDIQMTGRSLSHLKHLTHLDISRNNFGEIPESCQWPENLKYLNISGTRITKLTTCIPQTLEVLDVSSNILNDFRLKLPRLKELYIAKNKLKTLPDVPFIPNLVALRISRNKLTSFSKEEFGSFRKMETLDAGDNNFICSCEFLSFIQYQEGIANVLVNWPENYICDSPSSVRGQQVNAARLSLFECHRTLAVSLICILVVLVILSIVILGYKLHVIWYMKMTWAWLQAKRKPRKSHNHDFCYDAFVSYSERDSEWVENLMVQELENAIPPFKLCLHKRDFVPGKWIVDNIIDSIEKSHKTLFVLSEHFVQSEWCKYELEFSHFRLFDEHNDAAILILLEPIQEQTIPKRFCKLRKIMNTKTYLEWPLDENQQQIFWNNLKTALKSYDVILG; this is encoded by the coding sequence atGTTGAACCAAAGAAAACCAAATACTAAGCAGATTTGGCAAGTATGGATCTTCTACATGGTCATAAGTGCAAATCACTCTGAAGAAAAAGCCACGACACAGGTGTGTCCTTCATGTGATGCCACTCATTTCTGTGACTGTTCTTCAATGAATTTGAGCACCATTCCTTCAGGTTTAACAACTGATGTCATGGGGCTAAATCTGTCCTACAGCAGCATAGAACATGTCAGAGAAACTGATCTGAAGCTGGGTGTGAATCTGAGAGTGCTGCTGCTGCAATTCAATCAAGTTAGGACAATAGATAAGGATTCATTTATTTTCCTTGGAAAATTGGAACATTTGGATTTATCAAATAATAAGTTGACTCACTTGTCACTCATTTGGTTTAGACATCTTTTTTCCTTACAGCAACTAAACATACAGGGTAATTTATATACAACACTGGGGGAGAATCCCTTGTTTTCTAATCTCAAAAATTTGAGATATCTGCACCTGGGGAATAACAATTTCTTCTCTGCTATACAGAAGCACGACTTTGATGGCATTACTGTTCTTGAGAAACTTGAGATTGACGGTCAAAAGCTCAGGCAATACGAGTCAGGGAGTTTGGCAACAGTTAACAGCATAAATCATATCATCATAAACATAAATGATGTTCAGGTGTTATCAGTGATGTTGGAGGATCTTACAAATTCTGCAATATGTATAGAACTGAGAAATATAGCCTTCAATACAGCTAATGAATCTTCATTACTGGAGCCACTGAGTCGTTCTGTCATGGAGAAACTTgtgttaaaaaatgttttgtttacagATGAAAGTATTATCAGAGTGTTAAACATCTTGGTGCATGCTAAACAATTTTTGGAGCTGGAAGTGGACGATTCTGTACTACGGGGAACTGGAAAATGGCATGGGAAAATTGAATTAAACAGAGAAAGCACCATTGAAGTAATCACAGTAAAGAAATTAGCTATAGAacaattttatttgttttcagaTCTTCATGGTGTGGAAAATCTTCTAGGTAACATTATCAAAACAACAGTTATAAATACCAATGTGTTCTTGGTGCCTTGCAGCATTTCAAGACATTTTTCCTCACTCCTTTATCTTGATCTCAGTGAAAATTTGCTTGCAGATCCAAATTTGGAACATTCATCCTGTAAGGGTGCATGGCCCTTGCTGCAAACTTTCAATTTAAGTCAAAATACATTGGGTGATATACAAATGACGGGGCGAAGTCTATCTCATCTAAAACACCTTACTCACCTAGATATTAGCCGAAACAATTTTGGTGAGATTCCAGAATCATGTCAATGGCCAGAAAACctgaaatatttaaatatctCAGGCACTCGAATAACCAAATTAACAACGTGCATTCCTCAAACTCTTGAAGTTTTGGATGTTAGTAGTAATATCCTCAATGATTTTAGATTAAAGCTACCACGTCTCAAAGAGCTCTACATTGCAAAAAACAAATTAAAGACCTTGCCAGATGTTCCATTTATTCCTAACTTAGTAGCCCTGAGAATCAGCAGAAACAAGTTAACCAGTTTCTCTAAGGAAGAATTTGGATCATTTAGGAAAATGGAGACACTGGATGCAGGTGACAATAATTTCATCTGCTCTTGTGAATTTCTCTCTTTCATTCAATATCAGGAGGGAATAGCTAACGTCTTGGTTAACTGGCCAGAGAACTACATCTGTGACTCTCCGTCTTCTGTGAGAGGGCAGCAGGTAAATGCTGCTCGGCTTTCGCTGTTTGAATGTCACAGAACTTTGGCTGTGTCCTTAATTTGCATTCTGGTGGTCTTGGTAATCTTGTCTATTGTGATCCTGGGCTACAAACTTCATGTGATCTGGTACATGAAAATGACCTGGGCTTGGCTTCAAGCTAAAAGGAAACCCAGGAAATCACACAATCATGACTTCTGCTATGATGCTTTTGTTTCCTACAGTGAAAGAGACTCAGAATGGGTTGAAAACTTAATGGTACAGGAACTTGAGAATGCTATCCCCCCATTTAAACTGTGCCTTCATAAACGGGACTTTGTGCCTGGGAAGTGGATCGTTGACAACATCATTGACTCCATTGAAAAAAGTCATAAAACTCTGTTTGTGCTGTCAGAGCACTTTGTGCAGAGCGAGTGGTGCAAGTATGAGCTGGAGTTCTCACACTTCCGTCTCTTTGATGAGCATAATGATGCAGCAATTTTGATCCTTTTGGAGCCCATTCAGGAGCAAACAATTCCCAAAAGATTCTGTAAACTGAGGAAAATAATGAACACAAAGACCTACCTTGAATGGCCTCTTGATGAAAATCAGCAGCAAATATTTTGGAATAACTTGAAAACAGCATTAAAATCCTATGATGTCATTTTAGGCTGA